From the Paenibacillus tianjinensis genome, the window TGAACAGCGCCTGAAGCATTACGCCGAGAGCATCGTAATCAAGAATGTGCGTTCCATGGAACGGCTCTTTGATGAAACCGCATTGTACCTGCACCGCAAACACGCCGATCTGCCGCCGGACAAGCAGGAGCTGATCGAGAAGCTGCATAATCCGGAGGCCGCCTTTGCCGGCAAGCAGATCCTGCTGGTCGATGATGATATGCGCAATATTTTTGCTCTATCGAGTGTGCTTGAAGGGTATAATATGGAGATCAGCTTTGCCCAGAACGGCCGGGAAGCCCTGGAGCATCTGGAGCAGCATCCGGAAACGCAGCTAGTATTCATGGACATCATGATGCCGGAAATGGATGGCTATGAGACCATGAAGCATATCCGGGCAAATCCTGCCTATGACCAGCTTGTCATTATTGCCCTAACCGCTCGCGCCTTGGAAGAGGACCGGGTAAAATGCCTGCAGGCAGGTGCCTCAGACTATATCTCTAAGCCGATCAATACTACACAATTGGTCACAGTACTGAAAGTATGGTTAATCCAATAGCTCTTACACAGCATTTGCCGTAATATTTCAACTCATCATAGGAGGAACTATGGATTATCCTGTAAATATTCTGCTTGTTGACGACCGTCCCGATGAATTTCTCTCTGTTCAAGCCCTGCTTGCGGATAAGCCATACCGGCTGGTTTACGCCTCATCAGGGATGGATGCCCTGAAGTACCTGCTGGAGCAGGAGTTTGCCCTGATTATTATGGATGTCCTGATGCCGGATATGAATGGTTTTGAAACGGCCAAACGGATTAAAATGCGCAAAAAATCAAAGGATATCCCCATTATTTTCCTGACTTCACTAACCTCCGAGCTGGAGAATTATATGATGGCTTATACGGCCGGTGCGATTGATTATTTGACGAAGCCCTTCCATCCCCTTGTCCTGAAGAGCAAGATCGAGGGCTTCGTCCGTATGTACCAGACCCGTAAGGAGCTGCAGCTCAAAACGCAGGAGCTGGAGTCGGCCAATGTGGTGCTCACCGAGCTGAAGGAAACAGCCGAGGTGGCCCTCCGGATCAAAAGCGGCTTTCTCGCCATGATGAGCCATGAAATCCGCACGCCGCTCAATGGTATTATCGCGATGTCAGATATGCTGAGAACCTCGGAGCTGACGCCGGAGGATCTGGAGATGGCCGAAATCATTCATACCAGCGGTCATGCGCTGCTGTCTGTCATCAACCATATTCTTGATTTCACGAAGATCGAATCCGGTAAAATGGAGCTGGACTACGAGCTCTTCAACCTGCATTCCTGCCTTAAAGAAACGATCGACCTGTTCAGGGCGCTGGCCATGGAACGCGACCTGCAGCTGGAAATGTTCATCGATCCGAACATTCCCGCCCTGCTGGTCGGTGATCCAAACCGGCTTAGACAGGTGCTCAACAACCTGATCGGCAACGCAATCAAGTTCACGCCCAGCGGAAGTGTGAAGGTCCATGTCGGCCTCAGGCAGGCGCTGGATGGCGTCCTGCAGCTGGAATTCGTCATTGAGGACACTGGCATTGGGATCCCCGCTGACAAAATGAAATATCTGTTCCAGCCCTTCACCCAGATCGGCGCAACCGTTGACAGCAAGCTCAAGGGAACGGGCCTTGGCCTCTCCATCAGCAAAATGCTGGTGGAGCTAATGGGGGGCACCATCTATGCCCGGCCGGATATGGAACAGGGCGCGGCGTTTGTCTTCACGATCCAGGTCACCGAAGGCAGCCCGGATTAATCTTCGCTGCTCCAAAAAATTAAAACCGCAAGTCTCCGGGACAGGGAGCGCTTGCGGTTTTTCTAATTGCCCGGTTCTCTGCAACTGTTTGCAGAGGGCCGGTTTTGCCGTGAGTTCATTATTTGTTAGGGCAGCCTAAGCCCTTCATAGCTGCTCCGCCCCGGTTGCCTGAACCTCAAGCTTCTTATGGTTCAGCACATTATCCTCCAGCACGGCGAACTTGTCTCCGTATTCTCTGATGATATGCTGCTCTCCCCAGTCGCATAAGGAATCGAGAATGGAGCGCAGTGATTGTCCATAATCACTTAGCTCGTATTCTACTTTGGGCGGAACCTGATTATAGCTGATCCGGTTAACAATGCCGTCCAGCTCCAGCTCCCGGAGCTGCTGGGTAAGCATTTTCTGCGTAATATTCGGCATATGGCGCTTCAAATCACTGGTCCGCATCTTGCCATGCGTCAGATGGCAGAGGATCACGCACTTCCACTTACCGCCGATAACCTCCAGCGTTGCTTCAACAGAAATATTATATTTTTTGGACATAGGATCCTCCTAAAAGTTAGGTTATGGGTACTTTTTAGTACCTATATTACTTTAAAGTACGTACTATCCATTATTGACTGAATAATTCATAATAGCATTTACCGGCCGGTGATTACCATACTGTAGGAGTGGAAAACATGTCCTTAGAACAAAGAAGAAGCACCCTCGCGCTGCTGGCTCTGGCAGTTAGCGCTTTTGCTATCGGAACAACCGAGTTTATCAGTGTTGGCTTGCTGCCGCTCATTGCTGATGACCTGCATATATCCGTAACTGCGGCTGGTCTGACTGTCACATTGTACGCCCTGGGCGTCACCTTCGGCGCCCCCGTCCTGACTTCGCTGACTACAGCGGTATCGCGCAAAACGCTGCTGCTGTCACTGATGGTGCTGTTCATCATCGGCAACAGCCTGGCAGCCGCTGCTGGCGGCATTACCCTGCTGCTGATTGCCCGGGTGTTCTCCGCCCTGTCGCACGGCCTGTTCATGTCGATCGCCTCAACGATTGCTGCCGATCTCGTGCCTGAGAACCGTAAGGCCAGCGCGATTTCGATTATGTTCACCGGCTTGACGGTAGCCACTGTCACAGGTGTACCGCTTGGTACATTTCTCGGCCAGCAGCTGGGCTGGCGGGCCGCTTTTGTCGCCATTGCTGCCATCGGCGTTATCGCGCTGGTTGCCAATCTGATTCTCATTCCATCAGGACTGCGAAAAGGCACCCGTACGCCGCTCAGCGAGCAAGTGAAGCTCGTGACGAACGGCCGGCTGCTGCTTGCTTTTGCCATCACCGCTTTAGGGTACGGCGGAACCTTTGTCGTCTTCACCTACCTGTCTCCGCTGCTGCATGAGATTAGCGGCTTCAAGGAAGAGACTGTCGCGGTTATTCTGCTTGTCTACGGTGTAGCCATTGCCATCGGCAACATGATCGGCGGCAAGGCAGCCAACCATAAGCCAATGAACGCCTTGTTCTATATGTTTGCCCTGCAGGCTGCCGTTCTGCTGGTCTTAACCTTTACGGCCCCGTTTAAAGCCGCAGCCTTGATTACGATCTTCTTCATGGGGCTGCTCGCCTTTATGAATGTGCCCGGGCTGCAGGCTTATGTGGTCATCCTGGCGGACCGGTATGCGCCCAGCGCCAGAGATATCGCCTCAGCTGTTAATATCGCTGCTTTTAATGCAGGCATTGCCATCGGTGCTTATCTCGGAGGATTGGTTACGGATCACATGGGTCTGATTCATACCGCCTGGGTCGGAGCAGTTATGGTGCTCGGGGCAGTGTTTCTTACGGCCTGGAGCCGTGCGCTGGAGCGGAAGGACGAACGGACACTGAAGCATAAAGCCGCATAATCAAACAAGTATTTAATACAGCTTAATTCAGAGCACTAATTACATTACGGAGGTTATTGATAATGACACAGCATACAGCACAGCATCTGCAAGATTGGACAGTATTACAGAACGGGGTGAAGATGCCATGGTTCGGCCTTGGGGTATTCCAGGTAGCCGACGGCGCCGAACTTGTACAGGCGGTGAAGTCCGCCATTGCCCACGGCTACCGCAGCATCGATACTGCGGCAATCTACCAGAATGAGCGGGGAGTGGGACAAGCATTGGCGGAGGCAATGACCGAGAACCAGCTCTCCCGGGAAGATCTCTTTATCACCTCAAAGGTGTGGAATGCTGACCTCGGCTATGAAGCGACAATTGCCGCCTATGAAGCCAGCCTGGAGAAGCTGGGCCTGGATTATCTTGATCTTTACCTCATTCATTGGCCGGTGGAGGGCAAGTACAAGGAAGCCTGGAGAGCGCTCGAAACGCTCTATAAAGCTGGCCGCATCAAGGCGATTGGAGTCAGCAATTTTCAGATTCATCATCTGGAAGATCTGCTGAAGGATGCCGAAATCCGGCCGATGGTCAACCAGGTCGAGCTGCATCCCTACCTGTCCCAGCAGGCGCTGCGAACCTTCTGCAGGGAGCAGGGCATTCAGATTGAAGCCTGGTCGCCGCTGATGCAGGGCGGGCTGCTGGATCAGCCTGACCTGAAAGAGATTGCTGCCAGATACGGCAAGTCGGTTGCCCAGGTCATCCTGCGCTGGGATTTGCAGCACGGCATTGTGACGATTCCGAAGTCGACCAGGGAACAGCGGATTACCGAAAATGCCGCCATCTTTGATTTTGTCCTGAGCGCTGAGGATATGGCCCGGATTGACAGGCTGAACCGCGATCAGCGGGTCGGTCCGGACCCCGACAATTTCAATTTCTGATACGCCGAAAGCCCCTCTTTCTCACGGAGAAGGAGGGGCTTTGTTTGTCGTCCTGCCTGTAAGCCGGTCAGACGCTGCCTACCGCGGCAATCAGTACCGGCAGTACAAGGAAGGAGGCCAGCGTGGTCCAGACAATACAGCGCGAGACCAGCGAAGGTGAGCTGCCGAAGCGTTCAGCCAGCACGACGGAATTAACGGCGACCGGCATGGAGGCCAGGATGAGCAGCACCGAGAACAGCGTGCCGGTGATATTCAGCAGGAGCAGAACGAGCAAGGCGATCAGCGGCGCCAGCAGCAGGCGGACGCTCAGACCCGTCCAGAAGGCAAGCTGCACATTGCGCTCCGTGTGGGCGGCCTTGACCTTGACCATTTGGGCACCGAGGATTGCCAGGACCACCGGCGAATACGCCCCGGCCACCATGGACACCCCTGTGGCCAGCTCTTGCGGCAGCTGCAGGCCGAGCGCCCGCAGCAGAAATGCCAGAATCGCCGCGTAGATGGCCGGCAGGGCGAACACCGATTTCACGGCGCTGCGGACATTAAACTGCGATCTGGCGGCGAAATACACGCCGATCGTATTGACAATGACCATCTGGGCGATGACATAAACAGATGCCTTGTCGAGCCCCAGCTGGCCGAAGGCCAGCAGTACAAGCGGCAGCCCGTAATTCACGCTGTTGGTAAAGGTGGAGATTAGGGTCAGTCCGGCTGCTTCCGGCGGAGCCAGTCTCAGGATCCGGCCGAGCAATACCGCCACGATCCATAAGGACAGCAAGTTCAGCAGCGCAAAGGCGAGCGTCTTATAAATATCATCAAGGGAAATCTCAGCCTTAGCCAGCGTATCCAGAATGATCGCCGGGCTCAAAAAATACAAATAAAGCGTCAGCAACGGCTTAGTATCTAAATTCCGGTAACGGCCCAGCAGCGCACCGGCAGTGACGGGAATGGACAGCGGCACAATGACCTCTACTAGAGTCGACAACACAGTCTGAATCACGGCCAAGACTCCTCTGTTCTATAGTTAATCCTTACTATACCTCCGTACACAGGAGCCGTCTAAGATATGGAAACAATATGCTTAATAGACAATGCCTATGGCAGCACATTACTTCCCAAAAGATAGTATTGTGCTATGATAGACAAAACCATCGTTTCCCCAAGGAGGCTGAATGAATATGAACGGACCCGAGCCGGTCATTCTGACCAAAGGCATACCCGGCGAGCCCTGCCCCATTGCCAAGACACTCGATGTCATCGGAACCAAGTGGACCTTTCTGATTATCCGCGACCTGCTGATTGAGGGTACTCTGCGGTTCAGTGATCTGCTGAAATCGCTGGAGGGAATCAGCCCGAAGACCCTTTCGCTGCGGCTGCGGGAGCTGGAGAACCATGACATCGTTGAACGGACGGTATATCCCGAGGTTCCGCCGCGTGTGGAATACAAGCTGACCCCCAAAGGCAAACAGCTGGAAGGAATTTTTATCGAACTCAAAAGATACGGCCTGGCGCTCTAAAAAAGTTTTAAGCCGCAGCGCAGCGCCAGCACAAAACTAACCTTTTGGAAACTGCATGTCAAAAAGGTAACTACTTCCCTAAAGGAAGTTATGGGAATATACTCTCCTCAAAGAGCAGCACAAATTTATCTTTAGGGGAGGAATTACCATGTTAACAGGACAAAAGGTGATCATTATCGGCGGGAGCTCGGGGATTGGATTGGAGACGGCAAAACGTGCGGCATCACAAGGCGCGGAGCTTATCATTGCCAGCCGCTCCGGGAAAAAGCTGGAGCAGGCCAAGGCAGCTATCGGCGATAACGCGAAGGTCAGCACCTATACGCTGGATGTGACGGATGAGGAGCAGGTGCAGTCTTTTTTTGCGGACACCGGAGCCTTCGATCATCTGGTTGTCAGCGCAGCGGAAACGGGCGGCGGGGCTTTTCTGACTACGCCTACTGGTGCTGCACGCGGGCTGTTTGAGAACAAATTCTGGGGCCAGTACTATGCTGCCAAGTATGGTGCGCCCAAGCTGAACCCTCAGGGGTCCATTACCCTGTTCTCAGGCATTGTGGCCTTCAAAACCATGACCGGCTCATCGGTGCTCGGCGCGGTGAACGCCGCGGTTGCCAATCTGGGGCAGACTTTGGCTCTGGAGCTGGCTCCGCTGCGGGTGAATGTGGTCTCCCCGGGCATTATCGACACCCCTTCCCGGGCAGGAATGCCGGAAGCAGCCCGCAGTGCGTTCTACAGCACTACAGCCGCCAGGCTGCCGGTGCAGCGCATTGGTACAGCAGAGGACGTCGCGGAGGCGGTCCTTTATTTGATTCACAACGGATTTGTAACAGGCACGGTACTGCATGTGGATGGCGGACACCGCCTGGTTTAAGGGCTTATATTTAGTAAAAATCCCTGTTCCCCGGCAAGTGGCCCGGAAACAGGGATTTTTAATTACAATGCTTTGATCTCCAGCAGCTCATATTTAATGACGCCCATTGGAGCATTTACGCTGATAATGTCGCCTACTTTTTTACCGATAAGCTCTTTACCCAGCGGACTCTCGTACGAAATCTTGTTATCCAGCACATCGGCCTCAGCCGGTCCCACCACTCTATATTCGATTCTTTCCGAGTATTCCACATCATTCAGAATCACGATAGAGCCTACGCTCACTGCACTCAGATCCATGCTGCTGGCATCAACGATCTGTGCCTTAGTCAGCATTTTCTCCAGAATCATGATGCGGGTCTCCATGAATGACTGATCTTCCTTGGCCGAGTGGTATTCGCTGTTCTCCTTCAGGTCCCCATAGCTGATCGCCAGCTTAAGACGGGCTGCAAGCTCTTTGCGCCCTACTTCCTTGAGCTCCCTAAGCTCTTCCTCGAGCTTGGCCAACCCTTCTTTGGTCAAGAATACTTCTTCATTGGACATGTTCCACAACTCCTATTTTTGCCTGCTTTATTGTATTCTACCCCATATTTCCTAAACATGCGAAAAAATAAGTGAAGAATACGCTCCGGAGGCGTCCAATCCCTTACACCTTCACTTCCTGCTTGGCGGAAGCAGATTTCTCTGCGGCTGCGGAAGCTCCACCATGACCCCGGCCTGTTCTCAGCAGGAAGGTCAGCGGAATGGCGAGCAGGCCGACCACTGTGGCAATGAGGAAGATGTCCTGCACACTCATTGTCATTCCCTGCGCTTTCAGCAGGGAGCCGGCAGCAGAAGCTGAACCACCTCCCAGCTCCTTCAGATGCACAAGGGACCGCGAGGACAGCAGCGAGCTGAACACTGCAATAGATAGTGCGCCCGTCGCCTGGCGGACCCAGTTCGTCACAGATGAGGCATGCCCGGTAATCGGTTTGGGCACGGCAGACATCCCGGCATTAGTCACGGGCATAAAGGCCAGGGCGATCCCTACATTGCGCAGCGTCATTAGCAGGGCAATATACGTATGGGTAGCCGCCATTGTAATGTGGCTGAGCTCCCAGGTTGAAAGGCTAAGCAGCAGAATACCGCCGAGAATCAGCCAGAACGGGCCGACCCTGGAATACAGCTTGCCGACCACGGGCGATAATACCGCCATGGCGATGGAGCCGGGCAGCAGCACCAGAGCTGTCTTCAGCGGAGTAGACTCCTGGATATCCTGCAGGAAGACCGGAATCAGGAACGTCCCGGAATAGAGGGCGACGGTGATGATGCAATTAATGATCAGACTGTACGTGAAGCGGTTCTGCCGAAAGACCGTCAGATTCAGCAGCGGCTCCTTCAGCGACAGCTCTCTGCGGATGAAATAAGCCAGGGTGATGCACCCGGTAACCAGCAGCGAGAGCGTCTTCCAGGAAGTCCAGCCCCACGCGTTCCCTTTATTAAAGGCCAGAATAATGAAGGCACTGCTGAGAATAACCGTTACAAATCCCGGCAGATCAAAGCTCTTGGACTCACTGGCGCTCCGCTGGAAGGGCAGGCATTTAAGGGCTACTGCAATGGCAATAATCCCTATAGGCAGATTAATGAGGAATAGCGATTCCCAGCCGAAATAGCCGGTCAGCCAGCCGCCCAGCGTGGGTCCGAATGCCGGAGCCAGCATGGAAGACAGACTCCACAGGCTCATGGCAAAGGCTTGCTTCTCCTTGGCGATGAACTGATAAATCATGGTCATGGTCGTAGGAATAATCAGCCCCCCGAATACCCCTTGGAGAATCCGGAAGGTAATGAGTGAATGAATACTCCAGGATACGGTACACAGTCCGGAGAACAGGGTAAAACCCGACAAGGCAAACACGTACACATATTTGTAGCTCCACTTGTCGCCAAAATAGCCGACAACCGGAGCCACAACGCCGGTAGCCAGCAGATAACCGGTAATCATCCACTGGACGGTGCTGATTTCCGCATGAAAATCTTTCAGAAATACCGGAAAGGCCACATTAATGGTCGTCGTGCTCAAGATCGCCATAAAATTACCGAAAAATATCGCCAGTATAATAAGCCAGAACGATGAAGCATTTGCCTTTTGCTGATTCAACGGATTCACTTCAACTTTCTCTATAAAATAGGTGTATAATACAATTAATAATATATGTGTATTATACAACTATTGATTTGAAAGTCAATGTGACTTGTTTCATGGTACTTTCAAAACAGCCGGCCATTTTTAACCGTGTGCCTGTATTTTCACTTATACTATGGAGAAGAGTATTGAACAAAGGACTGAATAATCCAATGGATGAAAAAAATCTTGATGCCCTTAACAATGAGATGATGACCCTGATACGCCGTTCCACGCTGGACAAGAAACATGGCGGGCTGGACCGCTCGTCCTATACCCTGCTCCATTATCTCTCCAGACACGATAAGACTGGTGTTAAGGCGCTGGCCGAAGAGCTTGGACTGGACACCTCAACCATCAGCAGACAGACCGCTGTGTTGGAGAGCAAGGAGTATGTCGTGCGGATTCCTGATCCGCAGGATGGAAGATCAAGCTATTTTCAGATTACGGAGCTTGGGACGCAGACCCTGGCCAATGCCCGGCGGCTCCGCCTGCAGCGGTATGAGGAGATTTTCGAAGATTGGTCACCTGAGGAATGCCAAACGTTCCGCTCGTTGCTGGCCAAACTTAACCGTAAGCTGACGGAGTAGCATTCCCCCTTAAAAGGATTGACGAAAGCAGATTCAGCTGGTAGATTAGATTAAATTAATCATACGGTTCGACTCGGAATTACATTTTAACCAAAGGGGCTGATCCCTATTAACTTTGTTTTCTTTTCCCCTCATTTCCCTAAGAACAGTGCCGATTTCTGTACCCAGCTGCAGCGCCGGGGGGTCATCGTGCTCGGGATTGGTGATGCCGAATACGCCCATTTAGAGGACAAGCTGCAGCTCGCGCTTACGGAATATTACAAAGTGTCTGATCTGGAGAATTATGAGGAGATTCTGCGGGCCGTCGGCTATTTCACCCATAAATACGGCAAAATCGACCGCTTCGAGTCGCTGAACGAATACTGGCTGGAGCAGGACGCGAAGATCCGGACAGACTTCAACATTTACGGCACGAAGAATGATTTCGTCGCCAACCTGAAGCAGAAGTCCAAGATGAAGGAGTTTTTCCGCAAAAGTGGGGTAAGTACCGTCCAGTTTTCTACCGGAACGACCCGCGACAGTGTAGATGATTTCATCCGCAGTGCCGGATTCCCGCTGGTGGTGAAGCCGGACCTCGGTTCCGGAGCCAGCAATACTTACAAAATCAGCAATGAGGAAGAGCTGCAGCATTTTTTTGATACGAAGCCTGCGGATGTCTCCTTCATTATTGAGGAATTCATTGACGGGGTGATTCTCACCTATGACGGGCTGGTGGATATTAACGGGGAAGTGCGGTTTGCCGTCAGCCATCTGTTCGAGAACAGCGTCATGGAAGTGGTCAACACCGATAACCATCTCTATTATTTCTGCCTGAAGGAGATCAGTCCTGAGGTCGAGGAGGCCGGACGGAGTATCCTGAAGGCTTTTGATATCAGGGAGCGCTTCTTCCATATTGAGCTGTTCAAGTCGAACAAGGATGGCCGGATCATCGCGCTTGAGGTGAATATGCGTCCGCCCGGTGCCTGGATGACTGATGCCATTAACTTCTCGTACGATATCGATGTGTATAAGGAATGGGCGGGCATGATCGCAAATAATGAGGTCGGCGGCCCTTATGAAGGCAAATATTATACCGGCTATGCCAGCCGCAAGAAGCACAAGCATTACACGCACAGCCATGAAGACATTTACCGTACCTACGGCGCGAAAATTGTGAATTACGCCGAGATCGAAGAGGTATTCAGCAGAGCGATGGGAAACAGCGCCTACCAGTTCCGTTCTCCATCCTTAGAGGATGTTAGGGAAATCGTACGGTATATACAACAAGAAGAGGGATAGGATGTGTTAACGGATGAAGACAAGCTACCGCAAGGAATACAGCCGTCACCTGCAGAGGGACATGGAGTATAAAGTATACGGCCACGCCGGCAAACCGATGCTTGTCTTCCCCACCTCGCTCGGCAGATTCTACCAATACGAGGATTCCGGGATGATCGAAACGCTCTCCGGGTTCATCGAGGCCGGCAAGCTGCAGATCTGGGCCTGCGACAGCATCGACGAAGAGACCTTCTTCTCCACCCACTGGAACCATGAGGATAAGGCGATCCGGCATGAACAATACGACAAGTACATTACGCAGGAGCTGATCCCCGGCATCCTCCAAGAGAGCAAAGGGAACAATGGCGGTGACGACCAGAAAATCCTGATCTCAGGCTGCTCCATGGGCGCGTACTACAGCGCCAGCTTCTTTTTCCGTTATCCGCACTTTTTCGATACCTTAATTGCCCTGAGCGGCGTATATTCCACCTATTATTTCTTCGGCGACTATATGAGCGAGAACGTCTACTTCAATTCTCCGCTCCATTATCTGCCCGGCCTGAATGATGAGCATTATCTGGGTCAATACCGCAGCAGCCAGATCATCCTCTGTGTCGGACAAGGAGCCTATGAAGACGAGATGCTTCATGAGACCCGTCTGCTTCAGGACCTGCTGCAGCGCAAGGGCATTCCTGCACGGATTGACTATTGGGGCCATGACGTGAACCATGACTGGCCTTGGTGGAACAGGCAGATTCATTATTATGTCAGCAGCTGCCTGTAATATCCGCCTATCTATATAGCAAAAAGCCCCGGGTTAACGTGCTTACCCCGGGGCTTCCTTGTGTTCCGTTATTCCGGCAGATGCTCTTTGCAGAACTGAGCCAGCTCAGCTTCCTCGTCCTCTTCCAGATCAAACTCCAGCAGCTTGCCGGTCGTCGTTTCCAGCAGGTCATAAGTAACCAGCGCCGCTTCTCCGGCTTCGGCTTTGACAATTGCGCGGATCGAAACACCGTTCTCTTCGTACAGTTCGTCCTCTTCCGGCACATCCAGATGAATGACGAATTCATATCGCTTCCCGCTTAGAATGCCAAAAGGGTCTTTAACATCCTCCACGGTGTAACTCGTAAATGTCAGCACTGCGCATTCCTCTTTTCCTAAATCTCTGCCCAGCTATTGTATCACAAAATCAGGAACCGGCAATGATGCCCGGACAGGGCGGCCTCAGCTTACCCCATCACCGCTGTATCCGCTTTGGTCTTTCTGATCTGCTTGCTGCGCAGCTGGCCGCAGGCGGCGTCGATATCCACACCATGCTCCAGCCGGGTACTTACGCTGACGCCCTGCTTCTTCAGGGTGTCAAAAAAGGCCCGCACCGTCTCCCGCTCCGTCCGCTGGTATTGGCTGTGCTCATCCACCGGGTTGTAAGGAATCAGGTTCACATTCACAAGCTGCCGGCGGTCGCCGATCAGTTCGGCCAGCTCCAGGGCATGCTCCTGGCGGTCATTGATATCCTTCAGCAGAATATACTCCAGCGTAATCCGCCGGTTCGTCTTCTCCAGATAGTAATCAATCGCCGGCATTAATTTC encodes:
- a CDS encoding ATP-binding response regulator, encoding MDYPVNILLVDDRPDEFLSVQALLADKPYRLVYASSGMDALKYLLEQEFALIIMDVLMPDMNGFETAKRIKMRKKSKDIPIIFLTSLTSELENYMMAYTAGAIDYLTKPFHPLVLKSKIEGFVRMYQTRKELQLKTQELESANVVLTELKETAEVALRIKSGFLAMMSHEIRTPLNGIIAMSDMLRTSELTPEDLEMAEIIHTSGHALLSVINHILDFTKIESGKMELDYELFNLHSCLKETIDLFRALAMERDLQLEMFIDPNIPALLVGDPNRLRQVLNNLIGNAIKFTPSGSVKVHVGLRQALDGVLQLEFVIEDTGIGIPADKMKYLFQPFTQIGATVDSKLKGTGLGLSISKMLVELMGGTIYARPDMEQGAAFVFTIQVTEGSPD
- a CDS encoding winged helix-turn-helix transcriptional regulator, with protein sequence MNGPEPVILTKGIPGEPCPIAKTLDVIGTKWTFLIIRDLLIEGTLRFSDLLKSLEGISPKTLSLRLRELENHDIVERTVYPEVPPRVEYKLTPKGKQLEGIFIELKRYGLAL
- the greA gene encoding transcription elongation factor GreA, which translates into the protein MSNEEVFLTKEGLAKLEEELRELKEVGRKELAARLKLAISYGDLKENSEYHSAKEDQSFMETRIMILEKMLTKAQIVDASSMDLSAVSVGSIVILNDVEYSERIEYRVVGPAEADVLDNKISYESPLGKELIGKKVGDIISVNAPMGVIKYELLEIKAL
- a CDS encoding winged helix-turn-helix transcriptional regulator translates to MSKKYNISVEATLEVIGGKWKCVILCHLTHGKMRTSDLKRHMPNITQKMLTQQLRELELDGIVNRISYNQVPPKVEYELSDYGQSLRSILDSLCDWGEQHIIREYGDKFAVLEDNVLNHKKLEVQATGAEQL
- a CDS encoding AEC family transporter, with product MIQTVLSTLVEVIVPLSIPVTAGALLGRYRNLDTKPLLTLYLYFLSPAIILDTLAKAEISLDDIYKTLAFALLNLLSLWIVAVLLGRILRLAPPEAAGLTLISTFTNSVNYGLPLVLLAFGQLGLDKASVYVIAQMVIVNTIGVYFAARSQFNVRSAVKSVFALPAIYAAILAFLLRALGLQLPQELATGVSMVAGAYSPVVLAILGAQMVKVKAAHTERNVQLAFWTGLSVRLLLAPLIALLVLLLLNITGTLFSVLLILASMPVAVNSVVLAERFGSSPSLVSRCIVWTTLASFLVLPVLIAAVGSV
- a CDS encoding SDR family oxidoreductase; its protein translation is MLTGQKVIIIGGSSGIGLETAKRAASQGAELIIASRSGKKLEQAKAAIGDNAKVSTYTLDVTDEEQVQSFFADTGAFDHLVVSAAETGGGAFLTTPTGAARGLFENKFWGQYYAAKYGAPKLNPQGSITLFSGIVAFKTMTGSSVLGAVNAAVANLGQTLALELAPLRVNVVSPGIIDTPSRAGMPEAARSAFYSTTAARLPVQRIGTAEDVAEAVLYLIHNGFVTGTVLHVDGGHRLV
- a CDS encoding MarR family winged helix-turn-helix transcriptional regulator, producing MNKGLNNPMDEKNLDALNNEMMTLIRRSTLDKKHGGLDRSSYTLLHYLSRHDKTGVKALAEELGLDTSTISRQTAVLESKEYVVRIPDPQDGRSSYFQITELGTQTLANARRLRLQRYEEIFEDWSPEECQTFRSLLAKLNRKLTE
- a CDS encoding aldo/keto reductase — protein: MTQHTAQHLQDWTVLQNGVKMPWFGLGVFQVADGAELVQAVKSAIAHGYRSIDTAAIYQNERGVGQALAEAMTENQLSREDLFITSKVWNADLGYEATIAAYEASLEKLGLDYLDLYLIHWPVEGKYKEAWRALETLYKAGRIKAIGVSNFQIHHLEDLLKDAEIRPMVNQVELHPYLSQQALRTFCREQGIQIEAWSPLMQGGLLDQPDLKEIAARYGKSVAQVILRWDLQHGIVTIPKSTREQRITENAAIFDFVLSAEDMARIDRLNRDQRVGPDPDNFNF
- a CDS encoding MDR family MFS transporter; translated protein: MNPLNQQKANASSFWLIILAIFFGNFMAILSTTTINVAFPVFLKDFHAEISTVQWMITGYLLATGVVAPVVGYFGDKWSYKYVYVFALSGFTLFSGLCTVSWSIHSLITFRILQGVFGGLIIPTTMTMIYQFIAKEKQAFAMSLWSLSSMLAPAFGPTLGGWLTGYFGWESLFLINLPIGIIAIAVALKCLPFQRSASESKSFDLPGFVTVILSSAFIILAFNKGNAWGWTSWKTLSLLVTGCITLAYFIRRELSLKEPLLNLTVFRQNRFTYSLIINCIITVALYSGTFLIPVFLQDIQESTPLKTALVLLPGSIAMAVLSPVVGKLYSRVGPFWLILGGILLLSLSTWELSHITMAATHTYIALLMTLRNVGIALAFMPVTNAGMSAVPKPITGHASSVTNWVRQATGALSIAVFSSLLSSRSLVHLKELGGGSASAAGSLLKAQGMTMSVQDIFLIATVVGLLAIPLTFLLRTGRGHGGASAAAEKSASAKQEVKV
- a CDS encoding MFS transporter; translation: MSLEQRRSTLALLALAVSAFAIGTTEFISVGLLPLIADDLHISVTAAGLTVTLYALGVTFGAPVLTSLTTAVSRKTLLLSLMVLFIIGNSLAAAAGGITLLLIARVFSALSHGLFMSIASTIAADLVPENRKASAISIMFTGLTVATVTGVPLGTFLGQQLGWRAAFVAIAAIGVIALVANLILIPSGLRKGTRTPLSEQVKLVTNGRLLLAFAITALGYGGTFVVFTYLSPLLHEISGFKEETVAVILLVYGVAIAIGNMIGGKAANHKPMNALFYMFALQAAVLLVLTFTAPFKAAALITIFFMGLLAFMNVPGLQAYVVILADRYAPSARDIASAVNIAAFNAGIAIGAYLGGLVTDHMGLIHTAWVGAVMVLGAVFLTAWSRALERKDERTLKHKAA